Proteins encoded together in one Carya illinoinensis cultivar Pawnee chromosome 3, C.illinoinensisPawnee_v1, whole genome shotgun sequence window:
- the LOC122304119 gene encoding protodermal factor 1, with amino-acid sequence MEKVISSLGSLFVWTVVTVLLSHNVLIHAKSAGIEDQKNYYSDPNAPPSGPHGSPPHVNPPPPYSPGHSHGRPPHGNPPGSYNPTPSTPSGGNCGTPPSTPRSGGGSGHYPPSAGGTPTTPVIVSPPSGSTTPTPPFLPDPNTPFTGTCNYWRTHPGVVWGLLGWWGTLGSAFGVPSVPGFGAHLSLQQALSNTRNDGLGALYREGTASLLNSMVNNRFPYTTKEVRQNFVSALGSNKAAAAQAQLFKLANEGRLKPRA; translated from the exons ATGGAGAAGGTGATAAGCAGCTTAGGTTCTCTTTTCGTATGGACGGTGGTCACTGTACTTCTCTCTCATAACGTGCTGATCCATGCAAAATCGGCAGGCATTGAAGATCAGAAAAACTACTACTCAGACCCAAATGCTCCCCCTAGCG GTCCACACGGCAGTCCTCCCCACGTAAACCCGCCGCCACCTTATTCGCCCGGACATTCACACGGTCGTCCTCCCCACGGAAACCCGCCTGGAAGCTACAACCCAACACCATCAACCCCTTCAGGTGGAAACTGCGGAACTCCTCCATCAACACCAAGAAGTGGTGGTGGTTCCGGCCATTACCCTCCGTCTGCAGGCGGTACCCCCACAACCCCAGTCATCGTAAGCCCTCCAAGCGGCAGTACTACCCCTACACCTCCCTTCCTCCCTGATCCTAACACACCTTTCACTGGCACATGCAA TTACTGGAGGACACACCCAGGAGTTGTATGGGGTTTGTTGGGCTGGTGGGGAACTTTAGGCAGTGCATTCGGTGTGCCTAGTGTTCCAGGGTTCGGAGCACATCTAAGCTTGCAGCAAGCTCTTTCCAACACACGCAATGATGGGCTCGGTGCTCTATATCGAGAAGGAACTGCTTCCTTGCTGAACTCCATGGTGAACAACAGGTTCCCTTACACCACAAAGGAAGTACGGCAGAACTTTGTTTCAGCACTAGGCTCCAACAAAGCCGCAGCCGCTCAAGCTCAGCTTTTCAAGCTGGCAAACGAGGGCAGACTCAAACCGAGAGCCTGA